The following proteins are co-located in the Hemiscyllium ocellatum isolate sHemOce1 chromosome 47, sHemOce1.pat.X.cur, whole genome shotgun sequence genome:
- the h3f3c gene encoding H3 histone, family 3C yields the protein MARTKQTARKSTGGKAPRKQLATKAARKSAPSTGGVKKPHRYRPGTVALREIRRYQKSTELLIRKLPFQRLVREIAQDFKTDLRFQSAAIGALQEASEAYLVGLFEDTNLCAIHAKRVTIMPKDIQLARRIRGERA from the exons ATGGCTCGTACTAAGCAGACAGCTCGTAAATCGACTGGAGGCAAGGCCCCACGCAAGCAACTTGCAACTAAGGCAGCCCGCAAGAGTGCCCCATCCACTGGTGGAGTGAAGAAACCCCACCGTTACAG ACCTGGTACTGTAGCTTTGCGTGAAATCAGGCGATATCAGAAGTCCACAGAGTTGCTGATTAGAAAGCTGCCTTTCCAGCGTCTTGTGCGCGAGATCGCACAGGACTTCAAAACTGATCTGAGGTTCCAGAGTGCTGCCATTGGGGCTCTGCAG GAGGCCAGTGAAGCATACCTGGTTGGCCTGTTTGAAGACACCAATCTGTGTGCTATCCATGCCAAACGTGTTACCATCATGCCGAAGGACATACAACTGGCACGCCGTATTCGAGGGGAACGTgcttaa